The DNA window TGCTTGATGCATGCGAGCAAGGTGGGCAGATGGTTCCAGGCGGGCTCGACCGGGCCACCGTCCGAGCCTGGCCGCGCGGCTTCGGGCATGCCCCCGCCCTCGGGTCGCGGGGCGCCTGACGGTAGACTCTGCATGCTTTTCATCGCCGCGATTCTAGGTTTCACACCCCCTGCCTAGGTTTCATGCCTCCTGCCAACCCTCCCACACAAAGCACTCACGCCGCCGCTCGGCCCGTGGTGCTGGTCACGGGCGCCGCGCGGCGCGTGGGCCGGGTGATCGCGCTGGAACTGGCCGCTGCCGGCTGGGACGTGGCCGCGCACCATCGCGACTCCGCCGACGAAGCGCGGCAAACCTGCGCCGATCTGGCTGCCGCTGGAGCCCGCGCTCAGGCCTTCGCCGCCGATCTGGCCGACGCTGCAGCGGTACGCAACCTCGTGCCGCAAGTGGCAGCCGCCTTCGGCCGCTTGGACGCCCTGGTGAACAACGCCTCGCTGTTCGAGCATGACGACGCCGCCAGCTTCAGCGCCGAAGCGGCAGGGCAGCATTACCAGGTCAACGCCGTGGCGCCGGTGCTGCTGGCGCAGGCGCTGCACGCGCATGTGCAGGCCCG is part of the Thiomonas sp. X19 genome and encodes:
- a CDS encoding SDR family oxidoreductase, with the protein product MPPANPPTQSTHAAARPVVLVTGAARRVGRVIALELAAAGWDVAAHHRDSADEARQTCADLAAAGARAQAFAADLADAAAVRNLVPQVAAAFGRLDALVNNASLFEHDDAASFSAEAAGQHYQVNAVAPVLLAQALHAHVQARGAQGCVVNLLDQKLWNPNPDYLSYTLSKAALREATTLLAQALAPTLRVVGVAPGVTLPSGPMSAAEFAAAHGLTPLGRSSTPQDVAEAVRYVLAAQAITGTTLLVDGGQHLTAQTRDVLYLARAQAG